Proteins found in one Miscanthus floridulus cultivar M001 chromosome 4, ASM1932011v1, whole genome shotgun sequence genomic segment:
- the LOC136552697 gene encoding protein FAR1-RELATED SEQUENCE 5-like isoform X1 encodes MRIWPWQGGDAMMHMLVAPDGGGGELQPYGAPPAEQELELLRDNADDGLEGHVRCLRCGISGNATPHMRRGPDGPRTLCNACGIAYRKGKMRRMIEAEPPIDEASLAKLVPEVGMEFVSEEKAYEFYNKYAGHVGFSVRKSTSHKSSENITKVRTFVCSREGYNRDKKSLEAKKPRLDTRIGCPARLIIKVTPECKYRVTDFKADHNHQLAPPSTMHMLRSQRILTELQSGEAELSDDSVVTPTTKATSDLVVRQVSFLRSISLLPADYKNYLRSKRMKAMQPGDGGAILKYLQTMQMDNPSFFYTMQIDEDDKLTNFFWADQKSRDDFNYFSDVLCLDTTYKINGYGRPLALFLGVNHHKQTIIFGAAMLYDESFESYKWLFESFKIAMHGKQPAVALIDQSIPLSSAMAAAWPSTTQRICAWHVYQNSLKHLNHVFQGSKTFAKDFSKCVFGYEDEDEFVFSWRSMLEKYDLRHNEWLSKVFAEKEQWALAYDRHIFCADIISALQAESFSSILKKFLSPQLELLSFFKHYERAVDEHRYAELQADFQASQSYPRIPPAKMLKQTSHTYTPVVFEIFRKEFELFMDSVLFSCGEAGSRSEYKVASSEKPKEHFVRFDSSDCSCLCTCRKFEFMGIPCCHMLKVLDYRNIKELPQKYMLKRWRRTAKSANDDNEGNATNANGSSLNVPAPPANHHGLQSFSAMIQDASVSNMH; translated from the exons ATGCGGATTTGGCCATGGCAGGGCGGTGATGCAATGATGCACATGCTAGTGGCCCCGGATGGGGGCGGAGGGGAGCTGCAGCCGTACGGCGCGCCGCCGGCGGAGCAGGAGCTGGAGCTCCTCCGCGATAACGCCGATGACGGCCTCGAGGGCCACGTGCG GTGCCTGCGGTGCGGAATATCCGGCAATGCAACGCCCCATATGCGGCGTGGGCCTGATGGCCCAAGAACTCTTTGCAATGCGTGTGGCATTGCTTACAGGAAG GGGAAAATGAGAAGAATGATAGAAGCTGAACCACCCATAGATGAGGCTTCACTTGCGAAGCTGGTTCCAGAGGTAGGCATGGAATTTGTGAGTGAGGAAAAGGCATACGAATTCTACAACAAATATGCTGGGCATGTTGGCTTTAGCGTTAGGAAAAGTACATCACACAAATCTTCGGAAAATATTACCAAAGTAAGAACTTTTGTGTGCTCAAGAGAAGGCTACAACAGGGATAAAAAATCACTGGAAGCAAAGAAGCCAAGATTGGATACACGAATCGGTTGCCCGGCGAGATTGATTATAAAAGTCACACCAGAGTGCAAGTATAGAGTAACTGATTTTAAAGCAGACCACAATCATCAGCTAGCCCCTCCTTCAACGATGCATATGTTAAGGTCGCAGAGGATACTGACAGAACTTCAGTCTGGAGAAGCAGAACTATCAGATGATTCTGTAGTAACACCAACAACAAAAGCAACCAGTGATCTTGTTGTGAGACAAGTCAGTTTCCTTCGGAGTATCTCTCTCCTCCCAGCTGATTACAAGAATTATCTCCGTTCGAAGCGTATGAAGGCCATGCAACCTGGTGATGGTGGAGCAATATTGAAATATTTACAGACGATGCAAATGGACAACCCCTCGTTCTTTTACACTATGCAAATCGATGAGGATGACAAACTGACTAACTTCTTTTGGGCAGACCAAAAATCTAGAGATGACTTCAACTATTTCAGTGATGTGCTCTGCTTAGACACAACATACAAAATAAATGGATATGGCAGACCACTTGCATTATTCCTTGGTGTGAATCACCATAAACAAACAATTATTTTTGGTGCAGCTATGCTTTATGATGAATCATTTGAATCATACAAGTGGCTTTTTGAGAGTTTTAAGATCGCTATGCATGGAAAACAGCCTGCAGTAGCTTTGATAGATCAATCTATTCCATTAAGTAGTGCAATGGCAGCCGCCTGGCCAAGTACCACTCAACGAATTTGTGCTTGGCATGTGTATCAGAATTCTCTTAAGCACCTCAATCATGTTTTCCAAGGTTCGAAGACATTTGCAAAGGACTTTAGCAAATGTGTCTTTGGCTATGAGGACGAAGATGAATTCGTGTTTTCATGGAGAAGTATGTTGGAAAAGTATGATCTTAGACATAATGAATGGTTGTCTAAAGTGTTTGCTGAGAAGGAACAATGGGCCTTGGCATATGATAGACATATATTTTGTGCTGACATCATAAGTGCACTTCAAGCCGAGAGTTTCAGTAGTATTTTGAAGAAATTCTTGAGTCCTCAACTGGAGCTGCTGTCCTTCTTCAAGCACTATGAAAGAGCAGTGGATGAACATCGCTATGCTGAGCTTCAAGCTGACTTCCAAGCTAGTCAGAGCTATCCAAGAATACCCCCAGCCAAGATGTTAAAGCAAACTTCTCATACATATACCCCAGTGGTGTTTGAGATCTTTCGTAAAGAGTTTGAGCTATTCATGGACTCTGTGTTATTCAGTTGTGGGGAGGCTGGGTCGAGATCTGAGTACAAGGTTGCTTCATCTGAGAAACCCAAGGAACACTTTGTTCGATTCGATTCAAGTGATTGCTCCTGTCTGTGCACTTGTAGGAAATTTGAGTTTATGGGTATCCCATGCTGTCACATGTTGAAGGTGCTAGATTACAGAAATATCAAAGAGCTGCCTCAAAAATATATGTTGAAGCGATGGAGAAGGACTGCCAAATCTGCAAATGATGACAATGAAGGCAATGCAACAAATGCTAATGGGTCATCATTGAATGTCCCTGCTCCTCCTGCAAATCACCATGGGCTTCAGAGCTTCAGTGCAATGATTCAA GATGCTTCTGTTTCTAATATGCATTAG
- the LOC136552697 gene encoding protein FAR1-RELATED SEQUENCE 5-like isoform X2: MMHMLVAPDGGGGELQPYGAPPAEQELELLRDNADDGLEGHVRCLRCGISGNATPHMRRGPDGPRTLCNACGIAYRKGKMRRMIEAEPPIDEASLAKLVPEVGMEFVSEEKAYEFYNKYAGHVGFSVRKSTSHKSSENITKVRTFVCSREGYNRDKKSLEAKKPRLDTRIGCPARLIIKVTPECKYRVTDFKADHNHQLAPPSTMHMLRSQRILTELQSGEAELSDDSVVTPTTKATSDLVVRQVSFLRSISLLPADYKNYLRSKRMKAMQPGDGGAILKYLQTMQMDNPSFFYTMQIDEDDKLTNFFWADQKSRDDFNYFSDVLCLDTTYKINGYGRPLALFLGVNHHKQTIIFGAAMLYDESFESYKWLFESFKIAMHGKQPAVALIDQSIPLSSAMAAAWPSTTQRICAWHVYQNSLKHLNHVFQGSKTFAKDFSKCVFGYEDEDEFVFSWRSMLEKYDLRHNEWLSKVFAEKEQWALAYDRHIFCADIISALQAESFSSILKKFLSPQLELLSFFKHYERAVDEHRYAELQADFQASQSYPRIPPAKMLKQTSHTYTPVVFEIFRKEFELFMDSVLFSCGEAGSRSEYKVASSEKPKEHFVRFDSSDCSCLCTCRKFEFMGIPCCHMLKVLDYRNIKELPQKYMLKRWRRTAKSANDDNEGNATNANGSSLNVPAPPANHHGLQSFSAMIQDASVSNMH, from the exons ATGATGCACATGCTAGTGGCCCCGGATGGGGGCGGAGGGGAGCTGCAGCCGTACGGCGCGCCGCCGGCGGAGCAGGAGCTGGAGCTCCTCCGCGATAACGCCGATGACGGCCTCGAGGGCCACGTGCG GTGCCTGCGGTGCGGAATATCCGGCAATGCAACGCCCCATATGCGGCGTGGGCCTGATGGCCCAAGAACTCTTTGCAATGCGTGTGGCATTGCTTACAGGAAG GGGAAAATGAGAAGAATGATAGAAGCTGAACCACCCATAGATGAGGCTTCACTTGCGAAGCTGGTTCCAGAGGTAGGCATGGAATTTGTGAGTGAGGAAAAGGCATACGAATTCTACAACAAATATGCTGGGCATGTTGGCTTTAGCGTTAGGAAAAGTACATCACACAAATCTTCGGAAAATATTACCAAAGTAAGAACTTTTGTGTGCTCAAGAGAAGGCTACAACAGGGATAAAAAATCACTGGAAGCAAAGAAGCCAAGATTGGATACACGAATCGGTTGCCCGGCGAGATTGATTATAAAAGTCACACCAGAGTGCAAGTATAGAGTAACTGATTTTAAAGCAGACCACAATCATCAGCTAGCCCCTCCTTCAACGATGCATATGTTAAGGTCGCAGAGGATACTGACAGAACTTCAGTCTGGAGAAGCAGAACTATCAGATGATTCTGTAGTAACACCAACAACAAAAGCAACCAGTGATCTTGTTGTGAGACAAGTCAGTTTCCTTCGGAGTATCTCTCTCCTCCCAGCTGATTACAAGAATTATCTCCGTTCGAAGCGTATGAAGGCCATGCAACCTGGTGATGGTGGAGCAATATTGAAATATTTACAGACGATGCAAATGGACAACCCCTCGTTCTTTTACACTATGCAAATCGATGAGGATGACAAACTGACTAACTTCTTTTGGGCAGACCAAAAATCTAGAGATGACTTCAACTATTTCAGTGATGTGCTCTGCTTAGACACAACATACAAAATAAATGGATATGGCAGACCACTTGCATTATTCCTTGGTGTGAATCACCATAAACAAACAATTATTTTTGGTGCAGCTATGCTTTATGATGAATCATTTGAATCATACAAGTGGCTTTTTGAGAGTTTTAAGATCGCTATGCATGGAAAACAGCCTGCAGTAGCTTTGATAGATCAATCTATTCCATTAAGTAGTGCAATGGCAGCCGCCTGGCCAAGTACCACTCAACGAATTTGTGCTTGGCATGTGTATCAGAATTCTCTTAAGCACCTCAATCATGTTTTCCAAGGTTCGAAGACATTTGCAAAGGACTTTAGCAAATGTGTCTTTGGCTATGAGGACGAAGATGAATTCGTGTTTTCATGGAGAAGTATGTTGGAAAAGTATGATCTTAGACATAATGAATGGTTGTCTAAAGTGTTTGCTGAGAAGGAACAATGGGCCTTGGCATATGATAGACATATATTTTGTGCTGACATCATAAGTGCACTTCAAGCCGAGAGTTTCAGTAGTATTTTGAAGAAATTCTTGAGTCCTCAACTGGAGCTGCTGTCCTTCTTCAAGCACTATGAAAGAGCAGTGGATGAACATCGCTATGCTGAGCTTCAAGCTGACTTCCAAGCTAGTCAGAGCTATCCAAGAATACCCCCAGCCAAGATGTTAAAGCAAACTTCTCATACATATACCCCAGTGGTGTTTGAGATCTTTCGTAAAGAGTTTGAGCTATTCATGGACTCTGTGTTATTCAGTTGTGGGGAGGCTGGGTCGAGATCTGAGTACAAGGTTGCTTCATCTGAGAAACCCAAGGAACACTTTGTTCGATTCGATTCAAGTGATTGCTCCTGTCTGTGCACTTGTAGGAAATTTGAGTTTATGGGTATCCCATGCTGTCACATGTTGAAGGTGCTAGATTACAGAAATATCAAAGAGCTGCCTCAAAAATATATGTTGAAGCGATGGAGAAGGACTGCCAAATCTGCAAATGATGACAATGAAGGCAATGCAACAAATGCTAATGGGTCATCATTGAATGTCCCTGCTCCTCCTGCAAATCACCATGGGCTTCAGAGCTTCAGTGCAATGATTCAA GATGCTTCTGTTTCTAATATGCATTAG
- the LOC136550379 gene encoding uncharacterized protein, with product MEADAPLDFALFQLSPRRQRCELVVCGNGRTEKIASGSVKPFVAHLRAAEEQASARPPPPAIRLQLERPSPWFSKGTLERFVRFVSTPEVLELANTYDLEMSQLEGARKIYAQGGTGDATSGGAAENVTAAAAAAAAAADITKKELLRAIDVRLSALKQDLAAACSRASSAGFNPISVSELLLFANHFGASRLSEACTKFMSLCQRRPDISPQTGQPAVSSHWKVFDDGNVRGSSSSDMSIDEPQVDLGESNNKSTVSGSGSLVHRLSNSQGLEAAAEQQPKPTIQQVVDKQEAETDASPAPAVGGLSRRLSVKDRINMFESQKKEQTPSSGNSNSAGTGRVVPGKGEHRRVPSGASMEKLVRRWSSVSDMSIDLSNNESSNLNDKKDNGTPVGTPTSTDLEANSKVRANEDSNGQKDSVTSHSWPCQKDNVPMDPATTDLCPPSTLCNTLAPQKESIYGDGAENDMVLNSSIESESSFGKEPGVIQGHTRMTNHATSNVSTRNRLKSSAKPVEEALLKNKDILTSATSEEHVRMIDKEITAVAHEVPVASEQIPQNDIRGLHTKDIHTEAEVTRRKDHPLRSFGKVSGGVNPKPKASSNSRSNVKGSSGRDDITSTETEFRDASLQRNRLPRKAEDVGRKVTAGSDSDCSVRQGTNLSRQSSITDQELNLQARVMRPGKGNQDRHGELHMKANELEKLFAEHKLTSSRRGKPTDVQVDSTPMVSEVKQTTVLHETIHTKQVVKESITTNDFDAGELLKMVNNQGFNISTPQKLGILRLEESRGKFYDHYMQKRDAKLKEDWKLQREEKEAMLKAMHESLERSKAELLAKFSQSADVPDSTYVSHSSQKIPPSRSARKNKDQVVDSFFVEEELNSDYLSGDGSSRSADSRKHFSNKVASTQKVSAGPIHKRLSRTASSGYANRRNPPENPLAQSVPSFSDLRKENTKPSPGLSRATARVQQKSFARSKSIIEESKSILKEDQSRRSQSLRKSQIPDELKDISSGNEDIYNWAPSRISKNQSEGAFAYSARRTGPPKPFLRKGNGTHPAAAMMANALQHGDSGDFEDQQEDSPDDAKEEEEYESIEENLRESDFPADSDSENPRVSHEFGNSDDAGSENGDADFPSEASAIGGTKFTAFTGNVHNPAGDVPAPWSSRLPQLFPYTNDNSDGDAFADSPSGSPSPWNSHSLDEITDADVSRMRKKWGSAQMPFAGVNASQQPRKDVSKGLKKLWKFGRKTRGGDGLVNDWVSASTASECDDDMEDGRDLVVGSSDDFRKSRMGYLASYDGFVENEVFAEQEQSLRSSIPNPPANFRLREDQLTGSSLKAPRSFFSLSTFRSKGGDARLR from the exons ATGGAGGCCGACGCGCCGCTCGACTTCGCGCTCTTCCAGCTCTCCCCACGGCGTCAGCG GTGCGAGCTGGTGGTGTGTGGCAATGGGCGGACGGAGAAGATCGCGTCAGGGTCGGTGAAGCCGTTCGTGGCGCACCTGCGGGCTGCGGAGGAGCAGGCGTCGGcgcggccaccgccgccggccaTCCGGTTGCAGCTGGAGCGGCCCTCCCCGTGGTTTAGCAAGGGCACCCTTGAGAG GTTCGTGCGCTTCGTGAGCACACCGGAGGTGCTGGAGTTGGCGAACACCTATGATCTGGAGATGTCGCAGCTGGAAGGGGCCAGGAAGATTTATGCGCAGGGA GGCACTGGAGATGCTACCTCAGGTGGAGCTG CTGAAAATGTTACAgccgcagcagcggcggcggcggcggcagcagataTTACAAA GAAAGAACTTCTTAGGGCAATTGATGTGCGTCTAAGCGCCCTTAAACAAGATCTGGCCGCAGCTTGTTCTCGAGCATCCTCTGCTGGGTTCAATCCTATCAGTGTATCTGAGCTGCTTCTTTTTGCTAACCATTTTGGTGCCAGTCGGCTGAG CGAAGCATGCACGAAATTCATGTCACTTTGCCAGCGGCGTCCTGACATCAGTCCTCAAACTGGACAGCCAGCAGTTTCATCACACTGGAAGGTCTTTGACGATGGGAATGTCCGTGGTTCTTCCAGTTCAGACATGTCTATAGATGAGCCACAAGTTGATCTCGGTGAATCCAACAACAAATCTACAGTCAGTGGAAGTGGCTCTCTGGTCCACAGACTAAGCAACAGCCAAGGTTTAGAAGCCGCTGCAGAACAGCAACCCAAGCCAACCATCCAACAGGTAGTAGATAAACAAGAAGCAGAAACAGATGCGTCTCCTGCACCTGCCGTAGGAGGGCTTTCAAGGCGGCTGAGTGTGAAGGACAGGATAAACATGTTTGAGAGCCAGAAAAAGGAGCAGACTCCAAGTTCTGGTAACAGCAACTCAGCAGGTACTGGTAGGGTGGTTCCAGGGAAAGGTGAGCACCGCAGGGTTCCTTCTGGCGCCTCCATGGAGAAGTTAGTTAGAAGGTGGAGCAGTGTTAGTGACATGAGTATTGATCTCAGCAACAATGAGAGCAGTAACTTAAATGACAAAAAGGATAATGGAACTCCTGTCGGGACTCCAACGTCTACTGATTTGGAGGCCAATTCTAAAGTAAGAGCTAACGAGGACTCTAATGGACAGAAGGATTCAGTCACATCACACTCTTGGCCTTGTCAAAAGGATAATGTACCAATGGATCCAGCCACCACAGATTTGTGCCCACCCTCAACTTTATGTAATACACTTGCTCCTCAGAAAGAGAGTATATATGGTGATGGTGCAGAAAACGACATGGTTCTAAACTCTAGCATTGAGAGTGAGTCATCCTTTGGGAAAGAACCGGGGGTTATTCAAGGACACACAAGGATGACAAATCATGCTACTTCAAATGTTTCCACTCGAAACCGTCTAAAATCTTCTGCAAAGCCAGTTGAGGAAGCCTTGCTGAAAAATAAGGATATTTTAACTAGCGCAACGTCAGAGGAGCATGTCCGCATGATAGATAAGGAAATCACAGCTGTTGCTCATGAAGTACCAGTTGCAAGTGAACAGATTCCCCAGAATGATATTAGAGGTCTCCATACAAAAGATATTCACACTGAAGCAGAAGTGACTCGAAGGAAGGATCATCCTTTGCGATCATTTGGAAAGGTATCTGGTGGTGTTAATCCTAAACCAAAAGCCTCATCCAATTCCCGATCTAATGTTAAAGGCTCATCTGGTAGGGATGATATTACCTCTACAGAAACTGAGTTCCGTGACGCTAGTTTGCAGCGGAATCGTCTACCACGGAAGGCAGAGGATGTAGGGAGAAAGGTTACAGCTGGTTCTGATTCAGATTGTTCTGTTCGTCAGGGAACAAATTTGAGCAGGCAATCATCCATTACCGATCAGGAACTAAACTTGCAGGCTAGAGTGATGAGACCAGGAAAAGGGAACCAAGATCGGCATGGCGAATTACATATGAAGGCAAATGAGTTGGAGAAATTATTTGCTGAACACAAGTTAACATCCTCCCGACGAGGCAAACCTACAGATGTGCAGGTTGATAGCACACCTATGGTGAGTGAGGTAAAGCAGACAACGGTTCTTCATGAGACAATTCATACAAAACAagttgtaaaggagagtataacAACCAATGATTTTGATGCCGGTGAGCTTCTGAAGATGGTGAATAATCAAGGATTTAACATTAGCACACCACAAAAACTTGGCATTCTAAGGTTAGAAGAGTCGAGAGGGAAGTTTTATGACCATTATATGCAGAAGAGGGATGCAAAACTGAAGGAAGACTGGAAACTGcagagagaggagaaggaagcAATGTTAAAGGCTATGCATGAGAGTCTAGAACGGAGCAAGGCCGAGTTGCTAGCTAAATTCTCTCAGTCTGCAGATGTCCCTGACTCAACTTATGTTTCTCATTCTTCTCAGAAGATTCCTCCTTCGCGATCAGCAAGAAAAAATAAGGATCAG GTGGTTGACTCATTCTTTGTTGAAGAGGAACTGAATAGTGACTACCTATCTGGTGACGGTTCTTCCAGGAGTGCTGATTCCAGGAAGCATTTTTCAAATAAAGTTGCTTCCACCCAAAAGGTATCTGCTGGTCCTATCCATAAGCGTTTATCAAGGACTGCAAGCTCCGGTTATGCTAATCGCAGGAATCCACCAGAAAATCCTCTTGCACAGTCTGTCCCAAGTTTCTCTGACTTAAGAAAAGAAAATACAAAGCCTTCACCTGGACTCAGTAGAGCGACTGCAAGAGTTCAGCAAAAGTCTTTTGCCCGTAGCAAGAGCATTATTGAAGAGTCAAAGAGTATATTGAAAGAAGATCAATCGAGGAGGTCACAATCTTTGAGGAAGAGCCAAATTCCTGATGAGTTGAAGGACATTTCATCAGGGAATGAGGATATTTACAATTGGGCTCCCTCAAGAATTTCCAAGAACCAATCAGAGGGAGCTTTTGCTTACAGTGCCCGCAGAACGGGTCCACCAAAGCCTTTTCTTAGGAAAGGCAATGGGACTCACCCTGCAGCTGCCATGATGGCAAATGCCCTCCAGCATGGTGACAGTGGTGATTTTGAAGATCAGCAAGAGGATTCCCCTGATGATGCCAAAGAAGAGGAAGAATATGAAAGCATTGAAGAAAACCTTAGAGAAAGTGACTTTCCTGCTGATTCTGACAGTGAGAACCCAAGAGTGAGTCATGAATTTGGAAATTCAGATGACGCAGGGTCAGAAAATGGCGATGCTGATTTTCCAAGTGAAGCATCCGCGATTGGCGGTACTAAATTCACTGCTTTTACAGGAAATGTTCACAATCCAGCTGGTGATGTTCCAGCACCCTGGAGTTCTCGTCTTCCGCAGCTGTTCCCCTACACGAATGATAATTCAGATGGTGACGCTTTCGCTGATTCACCGTCGGGAAGTCCATCACCATGGAATTCTCATTCACTTGATGAAATAACAGATGCTGATGTATCTCGGATGCGGAAAAAGTGGGGCAGTGCACAGATGCCTTTTGCTGGTGTCAATGCATCTCAACAGCCACGCAAAGATGTTTCCAAAGGGTTGAAGAAACTGTGGAAATTTGGTAGGAAGACTAGAGGCGGTGATGGTTTAGTAAATGATTGGGTATCTGCTTCCACTGCCTCAGAatgtgatgatgacatggaagatGGGCGGGATCTGGTAGTAGGATCTTCTGATGATTTCAGAAAGTCTCGAATGGGTTATCTTGCTTCATATGACGGTTTTGTTGAGAACGAGGTTTTTGCTGAACAAG AACAATCACTACGCAGCTCCATTCCAAACCCACCTGCAAATTTCAGATTGAGGGAGGATCAACTGACTGGAAGTTCTCTTAAAG CGCCACGTTCTTTCTTCTCCCTATCAACATTCCGAAGCAAGGGAGGTGATGCCAGACTCAGGTGA